Part of the Megalopta genalis isolate 19385.01 chromosome 6, iyMegGena1_principal, whole genome shotgun sequence genome, AATTACGACATGTTATTCATAAGTCTTCATTTGAGTCTCtccaaatgaactaataaattTCTGCAACACATTTACAGTCTATTTAGTAATAATTACtttacattatttgaaatatacatataactaGAAATTTCAATCCAGTCTTTAGAATTACtgaaaatcaaatgattttatGCATCTGTATACTGATATGCTTATATCACTGTGCAAAGAATATTTACGTATATGGATCTCTtaattattgtgttttaaaatacGAATAAAcataaaatgaaagaaatttaaGGCACAATAACAATGGGCAAGATGACCAAATGTGGTTATGCAATAGCAGTGAGAGAAAAAATTGCATTGCTTTTGACATACTAATTACAACCTTCTTAACGAAGCCATACTGAGGGAACTGCATTTGGCCTTTCGTGTCGGCTGAACCGACATGGGTGCTACTAGAACATCATCTCTAGATGGCGAGCCTGAACCACCATTACCCAGCTCCTGGAAAGATATATGATCTATTTATCCTATTATCATGTACacagttttaaaaaaatacCTAAAGCAATTTAAAAAGAAACAACAAATCCACAATGATTAAAACAAGAAATGTATAACAAACAAATAAGATCCAATTAACATTTAAATTTAACTAATTAAAAAAAGcacaaacaaaaaaataattgaaagaacATGCGATTAAAAAGGTGTAATGAAAAATGCTTGTGTACGTAGTTTTTTTAAGTGcaaatatattttacaaaaaaaaagagGAAATAAGAAAACAACAAAATGGGATCCAGCCTAATTGAGCTTTTTGCTAGATAAAGCTATAATagaaacagaaaaagaaaagaacgagGAAAGTAAATATCTGGTGCTATAAATGTGCCTCTGTAAAAGCAAAGTTAACTTcgtaaaaatatacaattttaacACTCGTAGAATCCATGCTAGGGATATTGCTTTGTTCATTAACAGggtatagaaatatagaattcTGTATCTAAATTGTGACGCGAAGTATTTTGATCCAGTCGAAACACTGCGTGACATCACGTTCCTAAAACGAATTTTGTCTGTTGAAAAGTAGATCTCTAGCAATCCTCCTCTCTACTCCCTTTCACGAGAGAAGACGTTAAAAGGATAGCATTTACAATATGTTTTTGATTCGTTCATCATTTCATAAGTTAATACTCATCCAATAAAATAGGGAGCTACAACATACTTACGTGGTAAAGAATGAAAATTTATCCATTAACATTGTATTGTCATAAGCATGAGATTTATAATTGACCATGTACCAAAACAAATGTGGCAAAAAAGACATACACTATGGATGAATCAATGTAAActcatgaaataaaaaaatccaGCAATGTATTAAAATGATCATAaggaaataatatattataatgtacgtatatacaataaattaatcTTTTGACTGGCATTTGTGCGATGCTTTTatgtaataaaaagaaagaaacatgTTAATCCATTAAAATATTGGAAAATATGCAAGAATACAATgtatcaaatatttatataatgttATACTGCCAATATATGCAAGGAAACAGATGTCAATAATTAAAAGCACGAATAGTTTTGCAGCCATGCATTAAAGCGCGCGCGCGGTTTCTACTATGGTAGAAAACGCATATTAAAAAACTATATTCAAGAAATAACATTCTCCCGTCGTGAAACGAAAGTAAGCAAGGAGATATTTGAAAGAAAGCGTAAGCGTATAGATCAGCAAACAACATGCATAATAAACAGTTAACTAACGTTAATATTGTTGCAACTAGCAAGCCGCATCTGTGCTAGCTGTTGACTTGCAGGAGTCAGACTATTCGTTGATCCAAATGGTGACATCATTGTTGACATTGCTCTTTTCAGTTTACTTGGAGTTTTGTTAAAACTAAACGCTCTGCCGACTTTCATCCTTGTACGAGACGCAAACCTGAAGAAAAATATTTGTTacaaatttatttcatttattgatCAAAAAAATTAATGCTTGACCGAAACTTTATTCCCCACAAAAACTTTGTTGCATTTGTAGATCTATAAGAATGTAACAATTCTTCATGATGTAATTACTTCATGACCTTGTACACTAAGTAGAGGGGAAATAAACTTTCCAGTAACCAAAGGAATTAGcaaacgtaaaataaaaaaaaaccccAAACCTTTAAAAACCAGTTCaagtaaatattatattctaatatattgtTAATTTTAACATAACATGCAGAAGCCAAATCATAGACTAATAAATGTTTACATGCTGGACTATCAAAAAGATCTTCACAAGTGCTAATCTATATTACAGATATGTAAAAACGTGTAAATAGAGCTGaactaaaaaaattgtttaatataCACTTTATCGTCTGTGAACTAAAAgcatataaataaatttgtaaATTGTATTAATGTCTGACTCAACATAACTTTAAAGATTCTTATCATAAAATGTTAATAATCTGTGACAGGCTGATATAATCTATATTACGCTTGAACTGgtcaaattattcatttgtgaAACTGTTTAACAATATAAACTTTGATTTTCAAAAATACAACTGGATCATTTTTTATACAAGCAAGGAGCAAAGGATCAAAgcaaataaaaaaaagataatCAGCCTGGTGCGAAAACTGACGGTAGTGGGACATGTAACGTGGTTTCACACATGCTATTGAGTAGGAACACATACGGGTCCATATACTCCaggtaaaaattatgaaataggCTCCTGCAACCAAACGAGTCGTCGCCCCATTATTTTTTGTTAACATGCAATACAGGAGAAAAACAGTTTAGAGCATCAAATAACTTTTCCCTTCTTAATTGTGTATACTGTTCATAAAAATATATGTTCTATGTATACAATGTACTATCTATATTAAAAGTGCAATAACTTTATTCCTAATGCAATCTTATTCGGTTAAGCATGTTACACTTAAGGTTTGTTTGACAAATTGCCATCATTATTACAATGTTGGTCAAATTTATTCACGTGTACATAAAAATGAAGGACtaacatgctaaacaatccgagaaaattttcgataaaaaaattgattctacATTTCTGTCATCAAAGTAACATACGtaatcgaaataataaatataactgaAGAATATACCTATAATTTAGTAGAACTTAGCAATAATGCGATTATATAGGGTGTTctacaattactttaacagccgaaaatgaggggtagctgaggtcatttgaagtaactttttcctttgcgaaaatgcaatctgcgactttgtttacgagttattaacgaaaaacactgaccaatgagaggtgatggCGCGAAGTTctagagcccgcagcacgaggctttgacagaaggtcgggacggactcgagtcgcgttcgaagtattgaacaagtcacgaagcgtgaactttccagatttcttttactacgtaacagtgatatttttaagaaaaacgctgttcacctttattttagaacgtctgaagaatatttactaatttttcggacacgAAATagtatgtagtttaaccgtgacagccgttttaattttctggtgtgcatgacacctcatgtgtaccatatcaaatttttatgcaaggtgtacagtgaagattaacaaagttcgtaaatgatattttaatttaaataattccgtgtccgaacagaattcaacgaataatttgcatagctgatttaataataaataatcgcgttaagggacgtaaaggatttgtttattagagaaagatgactgagacgcgttcgcggataatcgtttattcgacgcgttcgttcggcagtcgacgtttcactgccaaaaaaatccaggcctcgaccgtgggctcttgtcgttcgtcgttcggccacCTGAGGAAATGacgcctcgtgctgcgggctctcgaacttcgcgccatcacctctcattggtcagtatttttcgttaataactcgtaaacaaagtcgcagattgcattttcgcaaaggaaaaagttatttcaaatgacctcagctagccctcattttcggctgttaaaataattgtagaaCACCTTATATTATAAACTAAACTAGCCTAGCAAAGACCATCGTTTAAGAGCTACAAGCTGTCTGAAACAGTTCTTCAGAAAACAAAGTTCttgatattataaatttaaaagaaaatctgCAAATTTACATGGATTATTTactaaaaaattattcaataaaAGCATCTTTTTAGgtaaaaattgtttatattacGGATATACtgtattaatttttcaaaatgtctAATTAAATCAAGaatcaaaatttattaatataaactacTAATTATATTACCAATCAAAAACTGCAAATAGATTAGTTTACCAAAGAATATCTTATATGTAAGGTTAATTATAAACATTCCTGTAACACTTAAGATATGGTCCTCATTAGAGTAGAAATATTAAGTACTATTCATTTTTCTTGCATATAGCGAAGATCTTTCTAACTAGAGATAGATATATAATTTTTTGAACGTGTCTCTACAAAACTGTAAgtattatattcataatatgtaatacaatttaattttatcAATGAAAACATAGAATATAAATTATCCAATATTCAAAAAACACATTTGTGGTAGAAAATGTACTTACAGTTGTGTGAGGAATAAAATCACTTACAAAATTAAAACTGTACAGCAAATTCAGATTTAGTTTGGACTACTTACTTAAATGCTTTACTTAAAGTTCCTAATGCTACATCACTTGTGTCAATTTCAAGTTGATGCGAATCAAGACTTATCAGGAACGTGTCCtaaacataaaaataattatgttGTAATTAACATATAAGTATAATTAGATAACATTGCTACAATGACaaagattaaataaaattgaaatatttggaAAAAATGTTAAACATACCGCATCAGCTTTACATACTGTATTCGCCATTTGCCTACACAAAGTccgtaaataatttgttttatttACTTCTTCATCagtaatcgtaaatgaaaatagCTTTTCTTTTAACTCCTGATTACTTCTCACCATTAAGGCAAATACTTTATGACATTCTGCAAACGTAACTATTTAGTGCATACTATACGTAATATTTCATgtaaaaagaattcaaaattTCAGATTAGCATACCGTCAGTTTCTCGTATGTCCACAACTTTTTTTATTGTACTGAGTGATAacattttaatatgtttataTGGTTTTCCTTGACTTAATTTGGTTGCATGCAATCCGTTTGCTGTATTAGGACTTTTTAATGAATTGAAGGCTTTTGATCTTTTTTTACATATCTCGAGTGTATCAGTGAACAGAAATAAGACTAAATGATCACCACGCCCACTCAAACCTTCACTAAGTTCCATCACATCGCATTTACCAATAAATGATCGATGTGAGGAAACTAAATGCGGCGGACAATTatcaatttcattaaaaatgtcGAACATAACTAATTGACCTTCGGTTTTTCTTTTATCTTCATTTATGTACGTCATGACTTCCTTAATACTGCTAATTGATAACTCCAATGCGCTATGATctggattatttttatttgtatgtTTAAGGATATCTGTAGTAAATCATAGAAGCATTAGAATAAGATTATAATTAAgtatctaataataattaaagtaCTTACCATTTAATAATAGACTAATACTGGGTAACCTTTGTACTGGTTTAATCAACAACTCCTTCAAACTTTGTCGGCCACATTCAGGTTTTGTCTGACAAACCTTCAAAAAGGCATGAAATCGCGGTTTATTTTGATCACATTGGTCGAGCATTTCCTTTGTATTTTCGAAGAAGTTGACATACGGTGGATATGCCTTGACTAGGTCTGGTGCAAACTTTAGAAATATATTGCCTATACTAATGTCCTCCATCCAGTGTGTTGCACTATATCTTAATTCTTCTAACATCTTTTTATGAACGTCATAAATAGGTGGAAAATTACCAAATATAATTTTAGCTTCTGTACCGTTTAACAACTCGCCACTTGTATCTATGAGATCTTCTAATGGTGATTTGAACAACTAAAAAGAGTTGAATATATCAATTTACTGTGCATTCTAACATAAGACATGATGAAGATACACTTACCGTCATAATTGTACTGAGAATGCCAACATAATTCGACTCAGTTTGCACTAACTCTAAGAAAACTTGATGACGAGGTGATAAATTTTTTCTAGAGCTATCAGTATTCACAGCTTCCACTTCTGGAATATCTGGTAGTTATCAATAATTCAAATTTACGTTATCTTCCCCTTGATATGGTTCATATAAATATTTACCAATTGTTAGCAGGATTAAActtaataattttgattatatacattgttagtataataatattgataaaaagtaagtaattaaaaaaaatataccaATCCACTAAGCAAAATAAATGAACCACAAAAAAAGGGAAGATGTATATTTCGACAGTTAAAAAGATTAAGTTGATTATGTTAAATTAGTTTGTGTATGACAGTCAGTAATTGTAAGAAATGATATTTTGGaaatattacattttaaaaatgaaataatagaAGCGAAATTTACTTAAAAGCCAAAGAACTAACCATCAAGTAATGGCTTATCTGGGCTTGCTGTGCAATCAAGAAAGCTTCCACTAACACTCAAAAGACCGGCATCACTAATGCTGGATCGCCTTTTATGTAGAGCTGGTGAATCTGCTCCGTTTTGAACCAAACTAGACAAAGTTTCTGCTAGTCGTTTACGTTTTCGTCTTGTAGATGCTGTGCTTGGAGTAGTTGTTTGTTGGCTATCACGTCTAGATGATATCGTTGGCGATAGAACAGATTCCAAATACTGAACATAAAATCAACTATTAAacactaaatttatttaataatctgAATACACTTAcatcttcaaataaatattcCTTTTCATCAGCCGCACCCTCATTTTGCACAGATGTCCAAAACCATTCAGCTTTTACGATATGAGCTCTTACAGAAGCCAAATCCGGTAATGCATTCACATTTGATTCATCCACAACCTAAAATAtgagtaatttataatttttcaataatttacAGCTTTTTAGACACTGATACACATAACAGATACAGTCACTTTTTAGTTTCTTTTATACCAGTAGTCTAACAGAATAATTAGAGTAATACAATACACATCATAAAATAGAGCAATAATATTTGTGAAGAACGAAATATTATGTGCAATAATAATATGAGGATATTAGATTACTGTCACATATCACGGTAACATCTGCAAATATGCAGTTTAGCACGACACAAAGATGACATCACAAAAATAGAACAGTTTACTATGCTAAAccaataaatatgtataaactACATGTAACAAAAACATTTATCAATAAATACCCTCTATTTCCCTTTCAAATCCTAAGTTTTATAATTTCTCTACACCTACAAGTCCCATTAAAAAAGTGAAAGTACCGAGAATAATTGTGTGTCCTCTGATTGTTCACATTTTACATAATCATCTTCTGAATCACAAGTTTTAGAAGAaagattcaaatattttccGCAAGATGTAAACGTACTTCTCAAACCATATTCAGTACTTGATAACTTTGCTACCTTTGCAAGTACAGGGAGAGGACTTGGCAAGGGAGTATATTTCTGTCTCGGATGAGTTTCTAGAGTCTTTTTGGAAGGACTAACTACATACTGTTTAAATAATGGCAAATTTATATGGCTAAGCTTTGACAACATAGATGAACTCAATTTACGTGTATTCAAAAAACTTTTTTTCTTTGTCATTGGTGTTAGAGGGTTATGTAAAAGAGAATCATTAAGTTCCGCGTCAAATCGTCTAAATAAATTAGGGTGAGaataaattcttttaaatttaattttgtcTGGAGAATCAATTTTATGAATTGCAACGCAAGACTTTACTTTTCGCCATTTAATATACCGTCTAGGAGttataatttttctattaagAAAAAGAGAGCTCTGCGAATACTGTGCATTTTTGCAAGATTTCAACAATTGTGACTTGGTATCAAAATGGTGATTATTTGCATATGGAATAATTCTTTTTTTACAGAGTGTAGAAGATTGGAAGTTATGAGGCCTCAATTCATCCTCTACATTTTCATTACCAGTATTATCACATGAAATATCAGATATAGTATCTTCTGGCTTCTTTGCGTTGTTAGCTAATgaagataaaaatatagaaTCCAATGTCGTAAGTATTGCAGGAAAATTAGTTTGTTCTGATACAATTAAACCTCTTGCTTGAGTTTTGTTGTAAGAGTTCTTTGTTGAAGACATATCAATGCCTGAATCTGCTCGTGGAATAGAAAATTCAGACATATAAGACTCATCTGGTAAATTTGTACCATCACAGAAATTATCATCCATACAAATAGCCGAGTCTTGACTAATATTATCTGAATTGGAATAATTAAATTTACTTTCTTTGTAGTCTAGAGACTGTGGCAAAGAAGAAGACAAACGATGCAAGAAATATTTAGTGTTCAATTTTGTTGGCATTTTCGCGTAATTAATATTGCAGGTATGTGATAAATTTACTGTTTTTGTGTTAGGGATAGTATTAGTATATGGATTGTAAAAGGTAAAGGAAAATGGTTTTGTTTTTGTGTAATAGCGTGGAATGTAATTAGGATTTTTAGTGTATGATAGCATGTCAAAAGCATTGTTGCGTTTCTTGTATTCACCACTTCCTACATCTGTTACCTAAAGAATATGATCATTTATACATTAAGTATTTGTCTATTAAATGTAAAAGTTCGTGTTACACACTGAAAATAATATACGTTAGATAAGAAATATTTTACTTGTAACTTACCACATGTGTACAATTTGGATCGTCAATTTCAGTAGATTCACCACCTTGTTGTTGCAAAACTTCACACATGTGACGTTTTTCTTCTTCGGGGAAACCAAAGAAACATACTTTTGCACCAAAAAATGGCTTCAGCTTATAAGTAGTGATCTGCATAATAAACCAGTTTTTAGAATAACATATAAAGATACACtagtaaacatttttaaaaatgaggaatatataaaataatcaaaacaaatatatcataattattgtAGATGGTAATATTACCAGTTCTTCACTATTTCCATAAATGAAAATATCGTTTTTGGCATTCCATAAAGCTGTCACCCAATCCATAGACATTACTGGTACCCGAAATGTGACAGCATATCTATACTTATCTCCACCGCAACAATTAGCAATGAGATGTGTCACTTTTGCACCCATTTCTTTTCTAATACTTCCACCCATGTTATGGATCATGTTGATCAATTTAGTCTGTAAAGGGAAGGATaatatcataaaattattttgtatttatattttatggtataataaatacaaatttaaaaCTTAACACTAACCAATTCATCCTTTTTCCTAAATCCAGTAAATACTACCACCATGCCTACCATAGCTTGTGTATACATAGGTCTGTTAATACTAGGTAATGTGTCCTTTCTTTCTGCCAATTGCAGAAGCGCCGTCGGTCCCAATATTCTAAAATTTGATTAATTAAAACAACCAAAAGTCAGATTCTTTTGATGAATTTTTTACAAATTAGGAAATATATGAAGCAAATTATGACAAACCTATGAGCACTTTTATGGAGAGCATCATATTCAGGTCCCTCAAActgttttaatataaaataagtacAATATGTTGTATCTTCTACATATTCTAAACCAGTTTCTGATTTAAGGACAGGTACACTAAACTGCTGAGCAGCAGCACCAAGTGCAGGATCATCTCCAGCTGCACCAATTAAGCATATTCGCTTTTTACGTGGAATAATTACAGCtgtcaaataaaaaatattcaagttgaatattattacaaattaccattattattgtaataaatttcttaataaacaaaatacctttttttatcaattatatcattaaattaattcaattttaattaaatgctttttaaaaaataagtttAATTGTTTCAAATTAATATGGAGTACTTTAAATTTTTTACAAAAtcttcaaatataaaatatatatttatatataaaaccaaataatttatattagaaCTAATTATATTGCAACTAATAACAAGTTATAAAAgtcattaaatatattttatagtaataataacatttgGTGTAACATCTGTTAATTCTAAATCATTATTAAAATGATAAGGAATGACTAATTTTGAAGTAACAATAGGGTCAGTCCTTTCAAATTCACAAACAATGACTACAATAAATAGCTATCACTGGATATCTAATCTTACATGTCACAGTAGATACCAAACAACCCTCTTATACCCTTTACTCCTATATTTTAAGTACCTCATAAATAATGACTAAGTTAAAACAAGACAAAGATATATAGACcctaaatatataaaataacacATTATTCACTCGATTATAAGTACAATAAAATCCTAAGtacagaaaataaagaaaaacaatattttacataatattattattaatctttAAATAACGctaatataaacattaaaaatttcGTGAAAACACGAAATGAGACTACAGTAGTCTGCAAAAAAGTATATAAATGTGTTTCAAAgtgaccaattattcatttctgaCGTAATTTTGGAGAATAAGTCAAGGCCGTATTTATAAGGAACCGTTGATATTCCTCCCGCGTAAAGTTCAAAACATAATACGAGAATACATGGTGAAGGTAACGGATATTAAATCTTAATTTATATATGGATCAGGGTAGGTGACAGATATAAGGCACGAGTATTGTCGCGTGAGTTTTGATAAAGAGTGAGGTAGGGTTAGTTCATCCTGTTGGCTAACTTATACGTATCAACTAATAATGAACACTAGCCCGACAAGTGTGATATTAAAATCGATAATATTGACGAACTTACGCTCACTTCTAACTGCCTCTTCACTATTTATATCACTGATACTGCTGTGAACGCTTTGCTCTTCCATTTTGGCCGTTAGTTACAACATCGTTTCACTTGTACgctcttcttcgcactgattattCCGAGCGCCTCCTATGGGCGAATACAGCCAAAGAAAAGACCCGGAAAAATAAGAAAGAACAGTGGAGCTTCGATGGCACACTATATAGTACTCTTGCCTCGTACAGACGATATCAGAGTTCGAATCCTGAACAGGTCCCCCACGTGAATCTTTTTCATAGATCCCACATTACGCGAGAAACCTATCAAGTACAACATTGCCTCTCCAATGTCGCGCTCGGCTAGGCGATCTCTCCAGCGTCACGGTTTTTACCCCTACTATTTCAACGCGCATACAATCGCGCGCAATCCTTCAAGAAAGAGAAAAACTGATGAATGAGGAAGACAGAACCAAAGCAAACTTTCATGTATGAAGCCGGACAGATAGTGTATACATAAATTAAGTTAAACGAAACTTAATACGCGCCTTTTATAATATTTTCGTTTTGTATTGCAGGCttttgttattgaaaaaaacatGAACAATAAGAGCAAGACAAGTTATCTTATGTTGCAGGTCCGTTTGTTTCACGGAATTAGAAATTCCTAAGTCCGTAGTCTGTTCGATCACATATATTTGTGCGCAGTGCGCACGTGTGCCCTCTCGCTCGCTCACCACTACCTCTTTTTGTTTATGGCCGTGAGGGCAGCACTATTGTAATAGCGAATCGGTAACCAATTAGAATAAACACAATCTTTCTCTGACTTCCTTAATGTTGCATCGCGCCTGCTGAATTGCGAGACGATTGGAAGACAAAACTgtacatatatacgtatatagttGCACATATCTGAACATATACGTGTTGCATATACAAGCGCGTATACACGCATCTGTTCACAGTCGCATCATTATTTATGTGACGTGATCAAAATTTAGCTTTCggttcgcttaaatttgaatgAGGTATAAAACCAAtcttttttcttcattttctccGTTTTTTATTAGACTCCAGCGCAAAACAATGAATTATGAATGTTCacaaagtaatataatattcactttcaatatttttctttattctGCATTAAAATTTAAAGGTATACTTCAATATTGCAATAAGTATTTTAGATTGAACGTTATAAACTAAATGATTTTTAATTATAGTTTACAATATTTCTCACGTAGCACAAAATCTAAAAATGTATACCCTATATAAAtggatataatatatttaaatttgttattaatttattattcagATCTTAGAATTTCattatttatattgaaataattgcaaataattgatatattattattgtaaacaGTTAACAAGAtcgtttttgttataacttcgaTAAAATAGACTTCAACGTCCATCAATAACAATACGACTGTATATATGCTCCAATATTGGCACTAAACAACACTTTCTACCAtcaatgtttatttaaaatccATCACAAATATGACAGACTTGTGATCCATTCTGTTTTCCTGCTCGACTGTGCTCAACACAACGTCATAGCATTGCACATAGACGCAATTATCAGTAATAGCGACACCGCGCTTGTCTCTACTTATCTTCGACGTTTTCTTTTATACTTCTCTACCCACTTGCCATTGTTCACAGATCGCTGAAATTCTGCTTCTTTCCTTGTAAATATAACGCGCGCACACTAAACAAATTCCACTCACTTCAGATTAGTACGAACAACTTGCTTTATCGTTCACAAAGAGACTTGTAAATTTTGATTGCAATTAAAACAGAGCAATATAGTAACTACATTTTGCAATAGAATTTTGAGACTGATATAAATGCGTAACAGTCTAAGTTGAAAGATCGTATTTTATTAATGTTAAATGACTTTAAATAGTTGGACGATCAACAAACGATTTTCAGATCTTGTACGCGCCGTTACTACTTACTACATACTCACATAAACATGAAGTTATCGCCAAAAACATGGTGCCACTACTGCCACTTGTATATCATATACATACTGCCAACAGAACTCTGCTATGTACAATTAACACAGACTTAAGATCCGTATGTACACATACAGATTTTTATATGATCGAAACCATAGTCACGTGGAACAATGCTCGGTTCAAAAGTCTGCAAATGTGAAATTAGACGATCAGACGTGTCAAACGTCAGAAATCAGATCTCTGCAATTTATAAGTTACCACATAGCGCATCAAAAAACCGGGCGTACACTATCGTATCCTCTGAGATTTTACATATTAATATTCATTTTACATGTATTATGTATGTTACAATTTAATAACACGGATGTCATTCTACCAATGAgtagttaataatattttcattgttatgTTCACAAATGTGTCATTAAATACGTAATGCATGATAATATTCATGAAaatatcaaatataaaattctaCATTTAAGTATGAAGGTATACTTAAAGCAAGAATATAATTGAACCATTACTGAAACATGtcaaattttaatgaaatgtgtatattataaatgttcgcagttaaaaatacaattaatttttgGTAAATGAAAACATTAATAAATACTTATAATAAAGCAAACACTCATGtacttaaatatatatttaaagattataaatatataaactatgatTTTACACATGTgtttcataaatacataaatttatatttgttgtatTGAATATGCAACAGATTGGTACAATCCAAATTAAATTGTAAACAATTCGTGATATTTTATTGAACTTCTATTactttttattctctcatataaaTAACATGGACAATGTAGCTAATGCATAAATAATGTGTCTATTTTTAACCAAACATGACTGGTAATTACACATAGTATGTACACATGAATGCTTAAAAATCTGAaatttaattttgttttgtttcaaa contains:
- the pbl gene encoding epithelial cell transforming 2 pebble isoform X2, which gives rise to MEEQSVHSSISDINSEEAVRSEPVIIPRKKRICLIGAAGDDPALGAAAQQFSVPVLKSETGLEYVEDTTYCTYFILKQFEGPEYDALHKSAHRILGPTALLQLAERKDTLPSINRPMYTQAMVGMVVVFTGFRKKDELTKLINMIHNMGGSIRKEMGAKVTHLIANCCGGDKYRYAVTFRVPVMSMDWVTALWNAKNDIFIYGNSEELITTYKLKPFFGAKVCFFGFPEEEKRHMCEVLQQQGGESTEIDDPNCTHVVTDVGSGEYKKRNNAFDMLSYTKNPNYIPRYYTKTKPFSFTFYNPYTNTIPNTKTVNLSHTCNINYAKMPTKLNTKYFLHRLSSSLPQSLDYKESKFNYSNSDNISQDSAICMDDNFCDGTNLPDESYMSEFSIPRADSGIDMSSTKNSYNKTQARGLIVSEQTNFPAILTTLDSIFLSSLANNAKKPEDTISDISCDNTGNENVEDELRPHNFQSSTLCKKRIIPYANNHHFDTKSQLLKSCKNAQYSQSSLFLNRKIITPRRYIKWRKVKSCVAIHKIDSPDKIKFKRIYSHPNLFRRFDAELNDSLLHNPLTPMTKKKSFLNTRKLSSSMLSKLSHINLPLFKQYVVSPSKKTLETHPRQKYTPLPSPLPVLAKVAKLSSTEYGLRSTFTSCGKYLNLSSKTCDSEDDYVKCEQSEDTQLFSVVDESNVNALPDLASVRAHIVKAEWFWTSVQNEGAADEKEYLFEDYLESVLSPTISSRRDSQQTTTPSTASTRRKRKRLAETLSSLVQNGADSPALHKRRSSISDAGLLSVSGSFLDCTASPDKPLLDEVEAVNTDSSRKNLSPRHQVFLELVQTESNYVGILSTIMTLFKSPLEDLIDTSGELLNGTEAKIIFGNFPPIYDVHKKMLEELRYSATHWMEDISIGNIFLKFAPDLVKAYPPYVNFFENTKEMLDQCDQNKPRFHAFLKVCQTKPECGRQSLKELLIKPVQRLPSISLLLNDILKHTNKNNPDHSALELSISSIKEVMTYINEDKRKTEGQLVMFDIFNEIDNCPPHLVSSHRSFIGKCDVMELSEGLSGRGDHLVLFLFTDTLEICKKRSKAFNSLKSPNTANGLHATKLSQGKPYKHIKMLSLSTIKKVVDIRETDECHKVFALMVRSNQELKEKLFSFTITDEEVNKTNYLRTLCRQMANTVCKADADTFLISLDSHQLEIDTSDVALGTLSKAFKSLFHNFYLEYMDPYVFLLNSMCETTLHVPLPFASRTRMKVGRAFSFNKTPSKLKRAMSTMMSPFGSTNSLTPASQQLAQMRLASCNNINELGNGGSGSPSRDDVLVAPMSVQPTRKAKCSSLSMASLRRNCSDEVMQDKSDL